The Pseudomonas parafulva genome window below encodes:
- a CDS encoding STAS domain-containing protein: MERIPILQMGEFLLVTIQVDMHDQLALRLQDDLTDRISRTSARGVLIDISALDMVDSFIGRMIAQIASLSRLMDAQTMMVGMQPAVAITLVELGLSLPGVSTALNVERGMQVLRQRTQRS, encoded by the coding sequence ATGGAGCGCATCCCGATTCTCCAGATGGGCGAGTTCCTGCTGGTGACCATCCAGGTCGACATGCATGACCAGCTCGCCCTGCGCCTGCAGGACGATCTCACCGACCGTATCAGCCGCACCTCCGCGCGCGGCGTGCTCATCGACATTTCCGCGCTGGACATGGTCGACTCCTTCATCGGCCGCATGATCGCGCAGATCGCCAGCCTGTCGCGCCTGATGGACGCGCAGACCATGATGGTCGGCATGCAGCCGGCTGTGGCCATCACCCTGGTCGAGCTCGGCTTGAGTTTGCCGGGGGTCAGCACGGCGCTGAATGTCGAGCGCGGCATGCAGGTGCTGCGTCAGCGGACCCAGCGCTCATGA
- a CDS encoding anti-sigma regulatory factor has protein sequence MNVRDSGSHPVRIEQDVVLARQLVRKLASECGMRLVDLTKLVTAVSELARNTVVYGGGGDMDWQVLDDGARVGVRVLFRDEGPGIADLGLALTDGWTSGNGLGLGLTGARRLVDEFELDTAVGEGTRVTITRWT, from the coding sequence ATGAACGTACGCGACAGCGGCAGCCATCCGGTGCGTATCGAGCAAGACGTGGTGCTGGCCCGGCAACTGGTGCGCAAGCTGGCCAGCGAATGCGGCATGCGCCTGGTCGACTTGACCAAGCTGGTCACCGCCGTCAGCGAGCTGGCGCGCAACACCGTGGTTTACGGCGGTGGCGGCGACATGGATTGGCAGGTGCTGGACGACGGCGCCCGCGTGGGCGTGCGCGTGCTGTTTCGCGATGAAGGCCCGGGCATCGCCGACCTCGGTCTGGCGCTCACCGACGGTTGGACCTCCGGCAACGGCCTGGGTCTGGGCCTGACCGGCGCGCGTCGGCTGGTCGACGAGTTCGAGCTGGATACGGCGGTGGGTGAGGGCACACGGGTGACGATCACGCGATGGACATGA
- a CDS encoding ATP-binding protein: MDMNLRGSLTQLIVIDDPSHVGHARRQVRELAQRHALAEADGERAALLATELASNIIKHAERGALHLRAWPHAEGAMLELLAIDRAQGFDRAACLTDGFSTSGTQGIGLGAIERLADTFDLYSDARGTALLARVHGPRQDRRDLRIGVCQHTLPGETVCGDGWYVAKQEGHLSVLMIDGLGHGEHARTAADAGETAFAQAPYDAPARVVERLHGAMGATRGGAVAVIQHDAALERLTFAGIGNIGGVLLGRERARGLASMPGIVGGQYRKVQVFDYPQVNDNLLILYSDGLQSRWDLKDYPGLAYRHPALVAAVLHRDFCRGRDDVTIMVIDLEGVHA, encoded by the coding sequence ATGGACATGAACCTGCGCGGTAGTCTCACCCAGCTCATCGTCATCGACGACCCCAGCCACGTCGGCCACGCCCGGCGTCAGGTGCGCGAACTGGCCCAGCGCCACGCACTGGCCGAGGCCGATGGCGAGCGCGCGGCGCTGCTGGCCACCGAGCTGGCCAGCAACATCATCAAGCATGCCGAGCGCGGGGCCTTGCACCTGCGCGCCTGGCCGCACGCCGAAGGAGCGATGCTGGAACTGCTGGCCATCGATCGCGCCCAAGGATTCGATCGCGCCGCGTGCCTGACCGACGGCTTCTCCACCAGCGGCACCCAGGGGATCGGTCTGGGCGCCATCGAGCGCCTGGCCGACACCTTCGACCTGTACAGCGATGCGCGTGGCACGGCGCTGCTGGCCCGTGTGCACGGCCCACGCCAGGACCGTCGCGATCTGCGTATCGGCGTGTGCCAGCACACCCTGCCAGGCGAGACGGTGTGCGGCGACGGCTGGTACGTGGCCAAGCAGGAGGGTCACTTGAGCGTGCTGATGATCGACGGCCTCGGCCATGGCGAGCACGCGCGTACGGCAGCGGACGCGGGCGAGACGGCCTTTGCTCAGGCGCCCTACGACGCGCCGGCGCGGGTGGTCGAGCGTTTGCACGGCGCCATGGGGGCGACGCGCGGCGGTGCGGTGGCCGTGATCCAGCATGACGCCGCACTCGAGCGCCTGACATTCGCCGGCATCGGCAATATCGGCGGCGTGCTGCTGGGGCGCGAGCGCGCCCGCGGGCTGGCCTCGATGCCTGGCATCGTCGGCGGGCAATACCGCAAGGTGCAGGTGTTCGACTACCCTCAGGTGAACGACAACCTATTGATTCTCTACAGCGATGGCCTGCAGTCCAGGTGGGACCTGAAGGACTATCCAGGCCTGGCCTACCGTCATCCCGCCCTGGTGGCGGCGGTGCTGCACCGTGATTTCTGCCGTGGCCGCGACGATGTAACGATCATGGTCATCGACCTGGAGGGCGTTCATGCCTGA
- a CDS encoding sensor histidine kinase → MPEQLHPDSPEQGAAIARLQAENHALRAELEETNQGVLALYAELDTQAEQLREASDLKSRFLSYMSHEFRTPLGSILSITSLLSDELDGPLSPEQHKQVAFISMASRELSDMVDDLLDLAKIEAGRITISPAWFDMLDLFSALRGMFRPIVEGSAVDLIFEEPAGLPQLYTDDKKLAQILRNFISNALKFTPRGEVRVCARLEGNDRVRFSVSDTGIGIAADLHDVLFEDFNQIDSPLQKRLRGTGLGLSLCKRFAELLGGEVGMESSPGVGSSFFVTIPLALAQGDADAC, encoded by the coding sequence ATGCCTGAACAGCTTCACCCCGACAGCCCCGAACAAGGCGCTGCCATCGCCCGATTGCAGGCGGAGAACCACGCCCTGCGTGCGGAACTGGAAGAGACCAACCAAGGCGTCTTGGCGCTCTACGCCGAATTGGACACCCAGGCCGAGCAACTGCGCGAGGCCTCGGACCTCAAGAGTCGCTTCCTGTCGTACATGAGCCATGAGTTTCGCACCCCGCTGGGGTCGATCCTGAGCATCACCAGCCTGCTCAGCGACGAACTCGACGGCCCACTGTCGCCCGAGCAGCACAAGCAGGTGGCGTTCATCAGCATGGCCTCGCGCGAGCTGTCGGACATGGTCGACGACCTGTTGGACCTGGCCAAGATCGAGGCCGGACGCATCACCATCTCGCCGGCCTGGTTCGACATGCTCGACCTGTTCTCGGCCTTGCGCGGCATGTTCCGACCCATCGTCGAAGGCTCGGCGGTGGACCTGATCTTCGAAGAGCCGGCAGGGTTGCCACAGCTGTACACCGACGACAAGAAGCTGGCGCAGATTCTGCGTAACTTCATTTCCAACGCCCTGAAGTTCACCCCGCGTGGCGAAGTGCGCGTCTGCGCGCGCCTGGAGGGCAATGATCGGGTGCGCTTCTCGGTCAGCGATACCGGCATCGGTATCGCCGCCGATCTGCACGATGTGCTGTTCGAAGATTTCAACCAGATCGACTCGCCGCTGCAGAAACGTCTGCGTGGCACCGGGCTGGGCCTGTCGCTGTGCAAGCGGTTCGCCGAACTGCTGGGCGGTGAGGTGGGCATGGAGAGTTCGCCGGGCGTCGGATCCTCGTTCTTCGTCACCATCCCACTGGCCCTGGCGCAGGGGGATGCCGATGCGTGCTGA
- a CDS encoding response regulator codes for MRAETRLLIVDDNYATRYALRRRLALHGYQVLEAATGGEGLALIASEAIDALILDVNLPDMSGFDIVRLLRKDPATVLLPVIHVSAASIHSGDIITGLDAGADAYLVHPVDPDVLLATLRTLLRVRDAEQALRHSEARFREIFNNVSAPIAVLDCQLGVAECNEAFVRLTQDNQDRRQLRECFAPGQEAAIANLCQHLVEGERWRGTLLMSVEGQLRETEWQLSPYQAPGLCLVFVEDITEHRHRERSHLERLDATTLQLAEKVAEHARTEAQLLQLQKMDALGSLTGGIAHDFNNLLTGIITSLELIRKRIADGRPERVPIYAEAALNSAMSGAALTHRLLAFARQQPLDTRPVDVNAHVRSLEELLNRTIGERVTLRLQLSNKPATALVDPVQLESAVLNLVINARDALPRGGQIWITTSSVWSHGDPNLLDGPYLAISVRDDGQGIDPSVLDKVFDPFFTTKPLGQGTGLGLSTIYGFARQSGGHVHLDSVVGHGTEVRLMLPATDDLAIDVEPPQQPELRGSGEHLLIVDDVAAVRMPLAEALADAGYRCTTVAGVEQALELLRGQTPFDLLLTDVGLPVLSGRELADLAREVRPELPVLFMTGYAETAQDRQSFLAPRMDLLIKPFKIGDLLERVGRLLVEEG; via the coding sequence ATGCGTGCTGAGACCCGCTTGCTCATCGTCGATGACAACTATGCCACCCGCTATGCCTTGCGCCGTCGCTTGGCGTTGCACGGCTATCAGGTACTGGAGGCTGCCACCGGCGGCGAGGGCCTGGCGCTGATCGCCAGTGAGGCCATCGATGCGCTGATCCTGGACGTCAACCTGCCGGACATGAGCGGTTTCGACATCGTCCGGCTGCTGCGCAAGGATCCGGCCACGGTTTTGTTGCCGGTGATTCATGTGTCGGCGGCGTCGATCCACAGCGGCGACATCATCACCGGCCTGGACGCCGGTGCCGATGCGTATCTGGTGCATCCGGTGGACCCAGACGTGCTCCTGGCCACCCTGCGTACGCTGCTGCGTGTGCGCGATGCCGAGCAGGCCCTGCGGCACAGCGAAGCGCGCTTTCGCGAGATCTTCAACAACGTGTCGGCACCGATCGCGGTGCTCGATTGCCAGTTGGGCGTGGCCGAATGCAACGAGGCGTTCGTGCGCCTGACCCAGGACAACCAAGACCGGCGCCAGTTGCGCGAGTGCTTCGCGCCGGGCCAGGAGGCGGCCATCGCCAACCTCTGCCAGCACCTGGTCGAAGGCGAGCGTTGGCGTGGCACCTTGCTGATGAGCGTCGAGGGCCAGTTGCGCGAGACCGAGTGGCAGTTGTCGCCTTACCAGGCGCCTGGCCTGTGCCTGGTCTTCGTCGAGGACATCACCGAACACCGGCACCGCGAGCGTTCGCACCTGGAGCGCCTGGACGCCACCACCCTGCAACTGGCGGAGAAGGTCGCCGAACATGCGCGCACCGAAGCACAGTTGCTGCAACTGCAGAAGATGGATGCGCTGGGTAGTCTCACCGGCGGCATCGCCCATGACTTCAACAACCTGCTGACCGGCATCATCACCAGCCTGGAGCTGATCCGCAAACGGATCGCCGACGGTCGCCCGGAGCGGGTGCCGATCTATGCCGAAGCCGCGTTGAACTCGGCCATGAGCGGGGCGGCGCTGACCCACCGGTTGCTGGCGTTCGCCCGCCAGCAGCCGCTCGACACCCGGCCGGTGGATGTCAACGCCCACGTACGGTCGTTGGAGGAGTTGCTCAACCGCACCATCGGCGAGCGCGTGACGCTCAGGCTGCAGTTGTCGAACAAGCCGGCCACCGCGCTGGTCGACCCGGTGCAGTTGGAAAGTGCGGTGCTCAACCTGGTGATCAACGCCCGCGACGCCTTGCCGCGTGGCGGACAGATCTGGATCACCACCAGTTCGGTGTGGTCGCACGGCGACCCCAACCTGCTGGACGGCCCGTACCTGGCGATCAGCGTGCGCGATGACGGCCAGGGCATCGACCCCAGTGTGCTGGACAAGGTATTCGACCCGTTCTTCACCACCAAGCCACTGGGGCAGGGCACAGGGCTGGGCCTGTCGACCATTTATGGTTTCGCCCGTCAGTCCGGTGGTCACGTCCATCTCGACAGCGTGGTCGGTCATGGCACCGAAGTACGCCTGATGCTACCGGCCACGGACGACCTGGCCATCGACGTCGAGCCGCCGCAGCAGCCCGAGCTGCGCGGCAGCGGTGAGCACCTGCTGATCGTCGACGATGTCGCCGCAGTGCGCATGCCGCTGGCCGAAGCGCTGGCCGATGCCGGTTATCGCTGCACCACGGTGGCCGGGGTCGAGCAGGCACTGGAGCTGCTACGTGGCCAGACCCCGTTCGACCTGCTGTTGACCGATGTCGGCCTGCCGGTGCTCAGCGGTCGGGAACTGGCCGACCTGGCCCGCGAGGTGCGCCCTGAACTGCCGGTGCTGTTCATGACCGGCTATGCCGAAACCGCCCAGGACCGCCAGTCGTTCCTGGCGCCGCGTATGGACTTGCTGATCAAACCGTTCAAGATCGGTGATCTGCTCGAGCGAGTGGGGCGCTTGTTGGTCGAGGAGGGCTAG
- a CDS encoding TonB-dependent siderophore receptor yields MIPAAPPRRFAPNLLALALCTTPLANAMAEDAPNAGVLELGATEISDNRLGSTTEGTTSYTTGAMETATKLPLSLRETPQAVTVVTRQRMDDQNMTSINDVARYTPGLFLNQSSGPGRQTYTARGFDVDNLMYDGIPSAYTGWVVGAQPNLAMFDRVEVVRGATGLVTGAGTPSAAINLVRKRPLPGQAVTLTGAAGTWDNYRGELDASSPLNDSGTLRGRVVTSWQDSNGFRDGQQENHGLFYAVSEADLSDDTTLTLGFSHQKDKTNVFWGSIPTDLNGHHQRLSRSYNPGSDWEDKDQEINTLFAEVRQQLANDWKLQVNANYSEQNALFRGSYQSRWRADKALQRTVYQSAHDENQLGLDAFASGPFELLGREHELVLGAAKRIYDMDERDYSPYDPNYPLNGGKPDFVHTSNNRYQINQEGVYATTRLSLADPLTLILGGRLDWYDYDKRGSNDGDYKVTRNVTRYGGLIYELDEHHSVYASYTDIFTPQDGKDTSGKPIIPIVGKNYEVGIKGEYFDGALNASLAVFRIDQENRQVEVSLANCPQLTCYQASGEVRSQGIDFELQGALTDQWQLGTGYTYARVHTIKDDNNPAAVNKPLNSDTPEHQFKLFTTYRFQGPLDKLRVGGGVTWQSRMYNDIPVNGSTYRLQQGSYAVTDLMAGYQVNRHLDLQLNANNVFDRRYYSSISKSVDYGGDNFGDPRNLMLTAKYSF; encoded by the coding sequence ATGATCCCCGCTGCCCCACCCCGCCGCTTCGCGCCCAACCTGCTGGCCCTCGCCCTGTGCACCACACCGCTGGCCAATGCCATGGCCGAAGACGCCCCTAACGCCGGTGTTCTGGAACTCGGCGCCACCGAAATCAGCGACAACCGCCTGGGCAGCACCACCGAAGGCACCACGTCGTACACCACCGGTGCCATGGAAACCGCTACCAAGCTGCCCCTGAGCCTGCGCGAGACGCCACAGGCCGTGACCGTGGTCACGCGCCAGCGCATGGACGACCAGAACATGACCAGCATCAACGACGTGGCCCGCTACACGCCGGGCCTGTTCCTCAACCAGTCCAGCGGCCCCGGTCGGCAGACCTACACCGCCCGTGGCTTCGATGTCGACAACCTGATGTACGACGGCATCCCCAGCGCCTACACCGGCTGGGTGGTCGGCGCTCAGCCCAACCTGGCCATGTTCGACCGTGTCGAGGTGGTGCGCGGCGCCACCGGGCTGGTCACCGGCGCCGGTACACCCTCGGCCGCCATCAACCTGGTGCGCAAGCGCCCGCTACCTGGTCAGGCCGTGACCCTCACCGGTGCCGCCGGCACCTGGGACAACTACCGTGGCGAACTGGACGCTTCCAGCCCGCTCAACGACAGCGGCACCCTGCGCGGGCGCGTGGTGACCTCCTGGCAGGACAGCAATGGCTTCCGTGATGGCCAGCAGGAGAACCATGGCCTGTTCTACGCCGTCAGCGAAGCCGACCTGAGCGATGACACCACCCTGACCCTGGGCTTCTCGCACCAGAAGGACAAGACCAACGTGTTCTGGGGCTCGATCCCCACCGACCTCAATGGTCATCACCAACGCCTGTCGCGCTCATACAACCCAGGCAGCGACTGGGAAGACAAGGACCAGGAAATCAACACGCTGTTCGCCGAGGTGCGACAGCAACTGGCCAATGATTGGAAACTGCAGGTCAACGCCAACTACAGCGAACAGAACGCGCTGTTCCGAGGCTCCTACCAATCACGCTGGCGGGCGGACAAGGCGTTGCAGCGTACCGTCTACCAGTCTGCCCACGACGAGAACCAGCTAGGCCTGGACGCCTTCGCCAGTGGCCCGTTCGAGCTGCTGGGACGCGAGCACGAACTGGTGCTCGGCGCGGCCAAGCGCATCTACGACATGGATGAGCGCGACTACAGCCCGTATGACCCCAACTACCCGCTCAACGGCGGCAAGCCAGACTTCGTCCATACCAGCAACAATCGCTACCAGATCAATCAGGAAGGCGTCTACGCCACCACCCGCCTGAGCCTGGCCGACCCGCTCACGCTCATCCTCGGCGGACGTCTGGACTGGTACGACTACGACAAGCGCGGCAGCAACGACGGCGACTATAAGGTCACCCGCAACGTCACCCGTTACGGCGGGCTTATCTACGAGCTGGACGAGCACCACTCGGTGTATGCCAGCTACACCGACATCTTCACCCCGCAGGACGGCAAGGACACCTCCGGCAAGCCGATCATCCCCATCGTCGGCAAGAACTACGAAGTGGGTATCAAGGGTGAATACTTCGACGGTGCGCTCAATGCCAGCCTCGCCGTGTTCCGCATCGACCAGGAAAACCGCCAGGTCGAAGTGAGCCTGGCCAACTGCCCACAACTGACCTGCTACCAGGCCTCCGGGGAAGTGCGCAGCCAGGGTATCGACTTCGAGCTGCAGGGCGCCCTCACCGACCAGTGGCAGCTCGGCACCGGCTATACCTACGCCCGCGTGCACACGATCAAGGACGACAACAACCCGGCCGCCGTCAACAAACCGCTGAACTCCGACACGCCCGAGCATCAGTTCAAGCTGTTCACCACCTACCGCTTCCAAGGTCCGCTGGACAAGCTGCGCGTGGGCGGCGGCGTCACCTGGCAAAGCCGGATGTACAACGACATCCCGGTCAACGGCAGCACCTATCGCCTACAGCAGGGCAGCTACGCGGTCACCGACCTGATGGCCGGCTACCAGGTCAATCGCCACCTCGACCTGCAGCTCAACGCCAACAACGTCTTCGACCGCCGCTACTACTCGTCGATCTCCAAGTCGGTGGACTACGGCGGCGACAACTTCGGCGATCCACGCAACCTGATGCTCACCGCCAAATACAGCTTCTAA
- a CDS encoding DNA polymerase II — translation MTLQQGFVLTRHWHDTPEGTCVEFWLATDQGPRRVRLAPQTSVAFVPAEQAAHARALLADEPGAQLRPLQLRDFQQRPVMGLYCQQHRQLMALERRLREAGVEVFEADIRPPERYLMERFITAPVLFGGHDDGQGTLEHAQLKPHPHYRPRLRLVSLDIETTERGELYSIGLHGCGQRVVYMLGPPNGDAQSVDFELHYCDDRAALLDCLNQWLAHHDPDAIIGWNVIQFDLRVLHEHAQRLKVPLYLGRDGAPMTLREHGSRTHFFADAPGRLLIDGVEALRSATWSFPSFSLENVAQTLLGEGKAISTPYQRMDEINRMFAEDKPALAHYNLKDCELVTAIFEHTRLLDFLLERASVTGLPADRSGGSVAAFGHLYIPAMHRQGFVAPNLGERDGEASPGGFVMDSRPGLYESVLVLDYKSLYPSIIRTFLIDPVGLIEGLREPDELHSVEGFRGARFSRTRHCLPAIVERVWQGREAAKQVGNAPLSQALKIIMNAFYGVLGSSGCRFFDPRLASSITLRGHQIMRQTRALIEAQGLEVIYGDTDSTFVWLKGAHGEEAAAQIGRALVAQVNQWWREHLSTEMGLDSALELQFETHYRRFLMPTIRGTEEGSKKRYAGLVQRGEGHDEVVYKGLESVRTDWSPLARLFQQELYGRIFRDQPYREYVREFVGRTLAGELDELLVYRKRLRRPLSDYQHNVPPHVRAARLADEYNRRVGRPLQYQRGGWISYVMTVAGPEPLEERRSPVDHEHYLSRQLQPVADAILPFVGDDFAGLTGRQLLLF, via the coding sequence GTGACGCTGCAGCAGGGGTTCGTCCTGACCCGCCATTGGCACGACACGCCCGAGGGCACCTGCGTGGAGTTCTGGTTGGCCACCGACCAGGGGCCGCGCCGAGTGCGTCTGGCGCCGCAGACCTCGGTGGCCTTCGTGCCGGCCGAGCAGGCCGCCCATGCTCGCGCGCTGCTGGCCGACGAGCCGGGCGCGCAGTTGCGCCCGCTGCAGTTGCGCGACTTTCAGCAGCGTCCGGTCATGGGCCTGTATTGCCAACAGCACCGGCAGTTGATGGCGTTGGAGCGACGCCTGCGCGAGGCCGGCGTCGAGGTCTTCGAAGCCGATATCCGCCCACCGGAACGCTACCTGATGGAGCGCTTCATCACCGCGCCGGTGCTGTTCGGTGGCCACGACGACGGTCAAGGCACGCTTGAGCACGCCCAACTCAAACCGCATCCGCACTATCGGCCACGGCTGCGGCTGGTATCGCTGGACATCGAGACCACCGAGCGCGGCGAGCTCTACAGCATCGGCCTGCACGGTTGCGGGCAGCGCGTGGTGTACATGCTCGGCCCGCCCAATGGCGACGCACAGTCGGTGGACTTCGAACTCCACTACTGCGACGACCGCGCCGCGTTGCTCGACTGCCTCAACCAGTGGTTGGCTCACCATGACCCGGACGCGATCATCGGCTGGAACGTCATCCAGTTCGACCTGCGCGTGCTCCACGAGCATGCCCAACGTTTGAAGGTGCCGTTGTACCTGGGCCGTGACGGTGCGCCCATGACCTTGCGCGAGCATGGCAGCCGCACCCACTTCTTCGCCGACGCGCCCGGCCGCCTGCTGATCGATGGCGTCGAGGCGCTGCGCTCGGCGACCTGGAGTTTTCCGTCGTTCAGCCTGGAGAACGTCGCCCAGACCTTGCTCGGCGAGGGCAAGGCGATTTCCACACCGTACCAGCGCATGGACGAAATCAACCGTATGTTCGCCGAGGACAAGCCGGCGCTGGCGCACTACAACCTCAAGGACTGCGAGCTGGTCACGGCGATCTTCGAGCACACCCGGCTGCTGGACTTTCTGCTCGAGCGTGCTTCGGTCACAGGCCTGCCGGCCGACCGCAGCGGCGGCTCGGTGGCGGCTTTCGGTCATCTGTACATCCCGGCCATGCACCGCCAGGGTTTCGTCGCGCCGAACCTGGGCGAGCGCGACGGCGAGGCCAGTCCGGGCGGATTCGTCATGGATTCGCGACCCGGGCTGTACGAGTCGGTGCTGGTGCTGGACTACAAGAGTCTCTATCCGTCGATCATCCGCACCTTTCTGATCGATCCGGTGGGCTTGATCGAGGGCCTGCGCGAGCCGGATGAGTTGCATTCGGTGGAGGGCTTTCGAGGGGCGCGGTTTTCCCGTACCCGACACTGCCTGCCAGCCATCGTCGAGCGGGTCTGGCAGGGCCGCGAGGCGGCCAAGCAGGTGGGCAACGCGCCGCTGTCCCAGGCGCTGAAAATCATCATGAACGCGTTCTACGGGGTATTGGGCTCCAGCGGTTGCCGCTTTTTCGACCCGCGCCTGGCGTCGTCGATCACCTTGCGCGGGCACCAGATCATGCGCCAGACCCGGGCACTGATCGAGGCGCAAGGGTTGGAGGTGATCTATGGTGATACCGACTCGACGTTCGTCTGGCTCAAGGGTGCCCATGGCGAGGAGGCGGCGGCGCAGATCGGCCGCGCCCTGGTGGCGCAGGTCAACCAGTGGTGGCGCGAGCACTTGAGCACTGAGATGGGGCTCGACAGCGCGCTGGAGTTGCAGTTCGAGACGCATTACCGGCGGTTTCTGATGCCCACCATCCGTGGCACGGAGGAGGGTAGCAAGAAGCGCTATGCCGGTCTGGTGCAGCGTGGCGAGGGGCACGACGAGGTGGTGTACAAGGGACTGGAATCGGTGCGCACCGACTGGTCGCCGTTGGCGCGGTTGTTTCAGCAGGAGCTGTATGGGCGGATCTTTCGCGATCAGCCGTATCGCGAGTATGTGCGCGAGTTCGTGGGGCGTACGTTGGCGGGGGAGCTGGATGAGTTGCTGGTGTATCGCAAGCGGTTGCGCCGGCCTTTGAGCGACTATCAGCACAACGTACCGCCGCATGTGCGGGCGGCGCGGTTGGCTGATGAGTACAACCGGCGGGTTGGGCGGCCTTTGCAGTATCAGCGGGGGGGATGGATCAGTTACGTCATGACCGTGGCGGGGCCGGAGCCTTTGGAGGAGCGGCGGTCGCCTGTGGATCATGAGCATTACCTGAGTCGGCAGTTGCAGCCGGTGGCGGATGCCATCTTGCCGTTTGTGGGGGATGATTTTGCGGGGTTGACGGGGCGGCAGCTTTTGCTTTTCTGA
- a CDS encoding LysR substrate-binding domain-containing protein, producing the protein MKGQLNGQVFVWLHVFACAARHLSFTRCAEELHITPGAVSQQMRQLEERLGFALFLRRARGVELTAEGQRLALTVAEAYGSIEAELLRLDAGEIRGTLRLRSIPSFLAKWLTPRLPRFQQRYPDIELRLVAEDSKQALNEGDFDLAIDLNDGSYPGMLSTPLLDEQIFPVCSPSLLRGRPPLHGPADLVHYPLLHDITAWRGSSEYAEWEFYLEGIGAGGLDVRRGHTFNRNHLTIEAAIAGIGVAIARRTLLNDELERGALIVPFGVAIPNHKRYVLLYPPGGLTQPGARAVHDWLVEEARVFRGVGFWGDLVFLGAVLIWGLIRWLW; encoded by the coding sequence ATGAAAGGCCAATTGAATGGTCAGGTGTTCGTCTGGCTCCACGTGTTTGCCTGCGCAGCCCGGCACTTGTCGTTCACCCGATGCGCCGAAGAGCTGCATATCACGCCCGGCGCGGTGAGCCAGCAGATGCGCCAGCTCGAGGAGCGCTTGGGGTTTGCGCTGTTCCTGCGGCGCGCCCGGGGGGTGGAGCTGACCGCTGAAGGTCAGCGACTGGCGCTGACGGTTGCCGAAGCCTATGGCAGCATCGAGGCCGAACTGTTGCGCCTGGACGCAGGCGAGATCCGTGGCACCCTGCGCTTGCGCTCGATTCCCTCATTCTTGGCCAAATGGCTCACGCCGCGCCTGCCGCGCTTCCAGCAGCGTTATCCGGACATCGAACTGCGCTTGGTGGCCGAGGACAGTAAGCAGGCGCTGAACGAAGGCGACTTCGACCTGGCCATCGACCTCAACGACGGCAGCTACCCAGGCATGCTCTCGACGCCGTTGCTGGACGAGCAGATCTTTCCAGTGTGCTCGCCAAGCCTGCTGCGCGGTCGTCCGCCGCTGCACGGTCCGGCGGACCTGGTGCACTATCCGTTGCTGCATGACATCACCGCTTGGCGGGGCAGTTCGGAATACGCGGAGTGGGAGTTCTATCTCGAGGGGATTGGTGCCGGGGGACTGGATGTGCGGCGGGGGCATACCTTCAATCGCAACCATCTCACCATCGAGGCGGCGATTGCCGGGATTGGGGTGGCGATTGCCAGGCGCACGTTGCTCAACGATGAGCTTGAGCGGGGGGCGTTGATCGTGCCGTTTGGGGTGGCCATTCCTAATCACAAGCGGTACGTGCTGTTGTATCCGCCTGGGGGGTTGACTCAGCCGGGGGCACGGGCGGTGCATGATTGGCTGGTGGAGGAGGCCCGGGTTTTTCGGGGGGTGGGGTTTTGGGGTGATCTGGTTTTTTTGGGGGCGGTTTTGATTTGGGGGCTTATCCGTTGGCTGTGGTGA